From Carassius auratus strain Wakin chromosome 22, ASM336829v1, whole genome shotgun sequence, a single genomic window includes:
- the LOC113040059 gene encoding testis-specific serine/threonine-protein kinase 6-like yields the protein MPVSKYFTARVKEREPSSRPSSKYSCSCCKLKTMSVKNVLKGMGYKFIAEIGEGSFSQVKLATSQKHHCNVAIKIVDRVKAPKDFVQKFLPRELAILRRVNHEHIVQMHELIEVAGKRLCIVMEAAAKDLLQKIHEVKCIPEDQSKNLFSQMVSAINYLHQMDIFHRDLKCENILLTAEEQVKITDFGFARSVQDPSELSHTFCGSAAYTPPEVIMGTPYDPKKYDVWSLGVILYVMVTGLMPYDDTNLRRLHRLQSKSLVFSDNAGVQEACQVFIRTLLQFNPSTRPTIQQVAEHPWMQKGKS from the coding sequence ATGCCTGTTTCAAAATACTTTACAGCAAGGGTGAAGGAACGTGAACCAAGCTCAAGGCCAAGCTCAAAGTATTCATGCAGCTGTTGTAAACTTAAAACAATGTCTGTTAAAAACGTTTTGAAAGGCATGGGCTACAAGTTCATAGCCGAGATTGGTGAAGGCAGTTTTTCCCAAGTCAAGCTCGCCACTTCGCAGAAACACCACTGTAACGTGGCCATCAAAATTGTGGATCGCGTAAAGGCCCCTAAGGATTTCGTCCAGAAGTTTCTCCCAAGGGAACTAGCGATTTTGAGACGCGTGAATCACGAGCACATTGTGCAAATGCATGAGTTAATTGAGGTGGCTGGTAAACGACTTTGTATTGTGATGGAAGCTGCAGCCAAAGATCTCCTTCAGAAGATACATGAAGTGAAATGCATCCCAGAAGACCAAAGCAAAAACTTGTTCTCTCAGATGGTCAGTGCCATCAACTACCTCCACCAGATGGACATCTTCCATCGGGACCTCAAGTGTGAAAACATACTGCTGACAGCCGAAGAACAAGTTAAGATCACAGACTTCGGTTTCGCCCGCTCTGTTCAAGACCCTTCAGAGCTCAGTCATACCTTCTGTGGTTCTGCAGCCTACACTCCACCAGAAGTCATCATGGGAACGCCGTATGACCCAAAGAAGTATGATGTATGGAGCCTCGGGGTGATCCTATACGTCATGGTGACTGGATTGATGCCATATGATGACACCAACTTGAGGCGACTTCACCGTCTTCAAAGCAAGTCTTTGGTTTTTTCGGACAATGCCGGTGTTCAGGAAGCATGCCAAGTCTTCATCCGTACTCTGCTCCAGTTCAATCCTTCCACACGTCCAACCATTCAGCAGGTGGCAGAACATCCGTGGATGCAGAAGGGAAAAAGCTAA